From a region of the Hippopotamus amphibius kiboko isolate mHipAmp2 chromosome 3, mHipAmp2.hap2, whole genome shotgun sequence genome:
- the LSM6 gene encoding U6 snRNA-associated Sm-like protein LSm6, producing the protein MSLRKQTPSDFLKQIIGRPVVVKLNSGVDYRGVLACLDGYMNIALEQTEEYVNGQLKNKYGDAFIRGNNVLYISTQKRRM; encoded by the exons ATGAGTCTGCGGAAGCAAACACCCAGTGACTTCCTGAAGCAAATCATCGGACGACCAGTTGTGGTAAAATTAAATTCTGGAGTGGATTACCGAG GGGTCCTGGCGTGCCTGGATGGCTACATGAATATAGCCTTGGAGCAGACAGAGGAGTATGTAAATGGACAGCTGAAGAATAAGTACGGGGATGCATTTATCCGAGGAAACAATG tgttgtACATAAGTACACAGAAGAGGAGGATGTGA